Sequence from the Arctopsyche grandis isolate Sample6627 unplaced genomic scaffold, ASM5162203v2 HiC_scaffold_806, whole genome shotgun sequence genome:
TGTGGGATTTACTTGAATGGAATATGAGTCCAAAAAAGAGACCACGTCTATCATTGCAAAATGTAAAACCTAGAAAGAGCACACGAGGTATATTGATTGTAGGAAAACGTTCGGCAAAAGTAAGTTTagtttgtatgtaaatgcatatgtatgtacatagatatatgtatatgtaattatgtatatttttcaatgttttttttttagcttgCCAATGAAATCCAAACAATAAGAGGAGATTTCCAGAAATGTTTGTCGTTTTACGacatgaataaattttataatcccTTCGAGACGGTCATTCTTCGAGaccaatatttaataatgattgGCGGTCTATCGAAGGAggtgtttattcaatttattacttaacTTTTAAATTTGTGCCGTCACGAAAGAAATGACAATAAATCGAACATTTATGTAGATTCTATTTgttataacaatattttgaaaagtttactttgggggattgcaataccggcatTGGGTTTTTCAAAAGGTAAGTTCATTAATATTCAGCAACTCGTTTCTTTTGTTACCTTATTGTATGCAAATTTACTAACAATACAGTTATAATAAtacgtgtgtataatatttatattgaatagatGTACAGTTTGGATGTTGCCACAAAGGATGTGACGGCGCTTCCACAAATGGTACATGAAAGAAAAAATTTTGCAACCGCTGTTGTCGGTGACCATGTTTTCATCTCAGGAGGAAAAAATCCCTGTTCCAATGCTGCCACTGAAGACATAGACTTACAAACGAGTGTACAtaggttggttggttggtgaatatttatgatgattttttaatattgtacaatGGAATACAACTAGTTTTTACGATTTTTCAAAGGTACGATGTCAATACAAGAAACTGGGCCTATCTATCCCATATGTCGGAGTGCCGACATCTCCATGACACCGTTGCACTAGACGGTGTCATATATGCAATAGGTGGAAAAAACGACAAAGAGGTATTCCTTAATAGCATGGAAACTTTCAATGTGGCCAGGAATAGATGGACGGCCGCTCCGCCGATGGCCGAAAAGAGAGCCCGGTTTGCTGTAAGTATTGTCaggatttttttctgaaatcgaTTATGTCTACATAATCGCcattttacattgtatgtattgtattgtattgtattgtcatcattgagaaaaattgaattttgaatattgtacatacatacatacatatattatatatcgttatATTCAGTCTGTTTCACTTTGTAGGCTGTTGCATTGGGAGGTTATATCTACGCAATTGGCGGCACCTGCGATATTATCAGCAATAGCAATAGCAATAGTACACACGACTCGGTAGAACGGTATGACCCGGAGGCTCAAACCTGGACATATGTTGCTAGTCTCCCTGAAGCACGGTTTGGGCATAAGGCTATCGTCCACGACGATAAAATTGTTTGCGTCGGtgagttgattttgattttgtaacaaccattattgtgtgtgtgtgtgtgttttttgtatgcaagtgattaatatttaatacatatttatttcaggaGGTAATCACTTGTCGGTGCTAGAATACAGCCCCGATAGAGACTCGTGGACGGAGACTCGTGGACGATTATTGGATCCATTTCAACGAAACGATCCGATTTTAATATGCTAATTGCACCGATGCATTTACTGACTggttttaatgtttaataatgaaaatgaaacttGAATTCAAATGAGTAGTAACTTGTTTAAATGCATAActtgtttaatattatgtacatataatgttttcctTTTAATGGTAACACTGTTGGCTTAAAACAGGATTTTTGTTTtgcatttccatttttatttattatattatatatgtatgtacatatgtaagtacatatatgtggaattatttgtacACATTCTTTATTTCATGAAAACTATTAACAGTTCATCCTGttctatatttgtaaatataatgtcacaaatatatttttttctcaaatgaaaagagtgtttttatttatttcatcttattttaataaacgtttTGTTATTAATGTGATCACGAGTGGAAACTCAAtcaatcaatgaaaataatggtcatcatttttttaagttaagtaAGTATCCGGTGAACCCGAGCtaccttttcatttcaaaaacaattCAGTTAACCAGTTTTTTGCACAACTTCAAACATCAAACACCTAATCATTTTCTCTCAACAAAATAAGACGTAAAAACTTATAAACTAGGTATTTTTGTACATCCATGAGTTTTATTGGAcattaaacgaaattcatcgcaaggtaaaaaccttcatcggcagaagtaattgcactccaaaatgtttggacggagacaaaagtgattctcttttatcgttggtaaacgaaattcatcgcaagagcaataatatgcattcaattatgccacgattctggacaaaactttccttatttaagttttcagattaaaaaccttcatcggcataagtaattgcactccaaaatgtttaaacggtGACAAAAgcgattctcttttatcgttggtaaacgaaattcatcaccaggagtatactttgcgttcaattttgccacgacttcggccaaaactttccttatttaagttttcagattaaaaaccttcatcggcagaagtaattgcactccaaaatgtttagacggagacaaaagtgattctctgttatcgttggtaaacgaaattcatcaccaggagcatactttgcgttcaattatgccatcacttgggccaaaactttccttatttaagttttcagattaaaaaccttcttcggc
This genomic interval carries:
- the LOC143922218 gene encoding kelch-like protein 32; translated protein: MSGASASASASASAFASASASASRKDMSIGSNMTEISANFGDSTDFEIDVQHAHLFSKYMYRKYVEQEQCDTVLVVGTARFNVHKFIVMCNSDYLAERLEASPEEIVLDDWGDFRLDTVSKAIEYFYRGKLDLDPLGAIQLVEFSRTNIHCYKLEDYCVSFLESALNTENFLLIGNFAKHYSYFLLLEKTRAYTTKNYVDIIQGRAFLDIKADQLEELLQSNDLNVTTEEQVFIGLKLWVQKDWDNRKQHLNALFKFVRFRLLSKEFILNEVKPLCYNRVCCQQLWDLLEWNMSPKKRPRLSLQNVKPRKSTRGILIVGKRSAKLANEIQTIRGDFQKCLSFYDMNKFYNPFETVILRDQYLIMIGGLSKEMYSLDVATKDVTALPQMVHERKNFATAVVGDHVFISGGKNPCSNAATEDIDLQTSVHRYDVNTRNWAYLSHMSECRHLHDTVALDGVIYAIGGKNDKEVFLNSMETFNVARNRWTAAPPMAEKRARFAAVALGGYIYAIGGTCDIISNSNSNSTHDSVERYDPEAQTWTYVASLPEARFGHKAIVHDDKIVCVGGNHLSVLEYSPDRDSWTETRGRLLDPFQRNDPILIC